The following proteins are co-located in the Acropora palmata chromosome 11, jaAcrPala1.3, whole genome shotgun sequence genome:
- the LOC141896547 gene encoding thymidine kinase, cytosolic-like isoform X1: MWRELFKKNSGAIFSLAGSASTFLRAAQRFTTSKMSMVTISGMDVHGVTNITGQIQVIFGPMFSGKTTELLRRIKRYQVANHSCIVIKYEKDNRYDAAGVATHDRQTLRASSCSVLEDIKEKAQDYSVIGIDEGQFFPDIVQFAEEMAGLGKVIIVAALDGTFQREAFGPILKLVPLAESVVKLSAVCMHCYRDAAFTKRLGAEKRVEVIGGADKYMAVCRECYHFSPVHGVLAGASIKYNYH; the protein is encoded by the exons ATGTGGCGCgaacttttcaaaaagaatTCTGGCGCAATTTTCTCCTTAGCGGGATCAGCATCAACGTTCCTTCGCGCAGCACAAAGATTTACGACTTCCAAAATGTCTATGGTCACGATTTCAGGCATGGACGTTCACGGTGTAACGAATATTACAGGTCAAATTCAG GTCATCTTTGGTCCAATGTTTTCCGGAAAAAC AACTGAGCTTCTAAGAAGAATTAAGCGCTACCAAGTGGCCAATCACTCGTGTATTGTCATAAAATACGAAAAAGATAATCGTTATGATGCTGCTGGAGTAGCAACACATGACAG GCAAACTCTTAGAGCATCTTCATGCTCAGTGTTAGAGGacattaaagaaaaagctcaaGATTATTCTGTTATTGGAATTGATGAAGGCCAGTTT tTTCCTGACATTGTGCAGTTCGCTGAAGAAATGGCTGGCCTTGGAAAAGTAATCATAGTTGCAGCATTAGATGGAACATTTCAACGAGAG gCATTTGGACCTATTTTAAAGCTTGTACCTCTTGCTGAAAGTGTTGTAAAACTTAGTGCAGTCTGCATGCATTGCTATAGGGATGCAGCTTTTACAAAACGGCTTGGGGCAGAAAAAAGG GTTGAAGTAATAGGTGGGGCGGATAAGTACATGGCTGTCTGTCGAGAATGTTATCATTTCTCACCTGTGCACGGCGTCCTTGCTGGTGCTTCAATTAAATATAACTATCACTGA
- the LOC141896546 gene encoding cilia- and flagella-associated protein 184-like, which produces MADISAQEGSNSENMSETVKDNPTSQSESVQNQQTNNDSETPPQGDAIAEESSSHPEGGQGEEAPSITVEGEDANQHQEGGDGYKPELEGGPDQSQEKLGEIAKIEEEPDENVPMPENEAIPETDEDPAVKVTESLSREGTPTEEDRSVERDTKQEEPDASATPPPPPPEEHSTEPTISEFEPLDTYLESDGMRYDEMEIDEESEPEVPVYDRAELIERYQQVLEERSSLQAQNSQLQHKLAEYFKKKKSDERQQEIEKNVTDQEQRYLKYMSNLEELQNEERRERESFKDQIEDLKAKCQEKQEIVDKTSDGFMMFKMDVAKQSINSRSGKAIPPKDLEQYQMLELKKEQEVMQVRLENIKLKNRLKKREMQLKAKEELAEGLHLIDFEQLKIENQTYNEKIEERNEELLKLRKKITTTVQVLTHLKEKLQFVQAENSEQSNHLRSVEAHVAQKRDILTRNKQVRDAMRIENVKLRQKCGLLGNEPLLRDYEQRKEQSDDLRNNIERLKMAHAELTMNCSGVRTKIEAARITEKQT; this is translated from the exons ATGGCTGACATCTCTGCTCAGGAAGGTTCAAATTCG GAAAACATGTCTGAAACAGTAAAAGATAATCCAACCTCACAGTCTGAAAGTGTGCAAAATCAACAGACAAATAATGACTCAGAGACACCTCCTCAGGGAGATGCCATAGCTGAGGAGTCTTCTTCACATCCTGAGGGAGGACAGGGTGAGGAGGCTCCCAGTATCACTGTGGAAGGAGAGGATGCAAATCAACATCAGGAAGGAGGGGATGGCTACAAACCAGAATTGGAAGGTGGACCTGATcagtcccaagagaaactggggGAAATAGCA AAAATTGAGGAAGAACCAGATGAAAATGTTCCAATGCCAGAG AATGAGGCTATTCCTGAGACTGATGAGGATCCAGCTGTCAAGGTTACTGAGTCATTATCCAGGGAGGGGACCCCAACAGAGGAGGATCGTTCAGTGGAAAGAGATACAAAACAAGAAGAACCAGATGCGTCAGCCacacccccacccccacccccagAAGAACACTCGACTGAACCCACCATTTCTGAGTTTGAACCACTAGATACTTATTTGGAATCAG ATGGTATGAGATATGATGAAATGGAGATAGATGAGGAGTCAGAACCAGAGGTTCCTGTTTATGACAGAGCAGAGCTTATTGAACGTTATCAG CAAGTGTTAGAGGAGAGGTCAAGCCTGCAGGCACAAAATTCCCAGCTGCAGCACAAGTTAGCTGAGTAtttcaagaagaaaaag AGTGATGAACGTcaacaagaaattgaaaagaatgtgACAGACCAAGAACAGAGATATCTGAAATACATGT caaacctggaagaacttcaaaatgaagagAGACGAGAAAGGGAGAGCTTCAAAGATCAGATTGAGGATCTCAAAGCCAAATGTCAAGAAAAGCAAGAAATCGTCGATAAAACAAG TGATGGGTTTATGATGTTTAAGATGGATGTTGCCAAACAGTCGATAAATAGTCGATCAGGGAAGGCAATTCCACCAAAG GACCTTGAGCAGTACCAAATGCTTGAACTCAAGAAAGAACAGGAGGTTATGCAG GTTCGCCTGGAAAATATAAAACTCAAGAACCGACTTAAGAAGAGGGAAATGCAACTGAAGGCCAAG GAGGAACTTGCCGAAGGATTGCATCTCATAGATTTTGAACAACTCAAGATTGAAAATCAAACGTACAACGAAAAAATCGAGGAGAGGAATGAG GAACTATTAAAACTCCGCAAAAAGATCACCACGACAGTTCAAGTGCTAACCCATCTGAAGGAGAAGTTACAGTTTGTTCAAGCCGAGAACAGTGAGCAGAGCAATCACCTGAGATCTGTTGAGGCACATGTCGCACAG aaaCGAGATATTTTAACTCGCAACAAACAAGTTCGAGATGCGATGAGAATCGAGAATGTCAAACTCAGACAGAAATGTGGACTGTTAGGAAACGAACCACTACTAAGAGACTACGAGCAGAGAAAAGAACAG aGCGACGACCTACGGAACAATATTGAGCGACTCAAGATGGCTCATGCTGAGCTGACAATGAACTGCAGTGGAGTTCGAACGAAGATAGAAGCAGCAAGGATTACAGAGAAGCAAACTTAG
- the LOC141896547 gene encoding thymidine kinase, cytosolic-like isoform X2 has translation MWRELFKKNSGAIFSLAGSASTFLRAAQRFTTSKMSMVTISGMDVHGVTNITGQIQVIFGPMFSGKTTELLRRIKRYQVANHSCIVIKYEKDNRYDAAGVATHDRQTLRASSCSVLEDIKEKAQDYSVIGIDEGQFFPDIVQFAEEMAGLGKVIIVAALDGTFQREVEVIGGADKYMAVCRECYHFSPVHGVLAGASIKYNYH, from the exons ATGTGGCGCgaacttttcaaaaagaatTCTGGCGCAATTTTCTCCTTAGCGGGATCAGCATCAACGTTCCTTCGCGCAGCACAAAGATTTACGACTTCCAAAATGTCTATGGTCACGATTTCAGGCATGGACGTTCACGGTGTAACGAATATTACAGGTCAAATTCAG GTCATCTTTGGTCCAATGTTTTCCGGAAAAAC AACTGAGCTTCTAAGAAGAATTAAGCGCTACCAAGTGGCCAATCACTCGTGTATTGTCATAAAATACGAAAAAGATAATCGTTATGATGCTGCTGGAGTAGCAACACATGACAG GCAAACTCTTAGAGCATCTTCATGCTCAGTGTTAGAGGacattaaagaaaaagctcaaGATTATTCTGTTATTGGAATTGATGAAGGCCAGTTT tTTCCTGACATTGTGCAGTTCGCTGAAGAAATGGCTGGCCTTGGAAAAGTAATCATAGTTGCAGCATTAGATGGAACATTTCAACGAGAG GTTGAAGTAATAGGTGGGGCGGATAAGTACATGGCTGTCTGTCGAGAATGTTATCATTTCTCACCTGTGCACGGCGTCCTTGCTGGTGCTTCAATTAAATATAACTATCACTGA